The following coding sequences are from one Primulina eburnea isolate SZY01 chromosome 15, ASM2296580v1, whole genome shotgun sequence window:
- the LOC140813810 gene encoding cyclic nucleotide-gated ion channel 4-like — translation MASHVRERISHTDVGNETDFYSEEEVDDEEVEEEVNQEEEQDINPDCCKSFIGCNGRRRHEGWFWGNVLDPRARWVQEWNRIFLLVSAAGLFVDPLFFYALSVSENCMCLFVDGWFAVTVTVLRTTTDALHLWNMWLQLKMNLRSTGVPPRRSDSQLHDVNSTTTRSIASKYLKGKKGFLLDLFIILPLPQMVMWVAIPKMLDKGSTTAVMTVLLVTFIFQYVPKIYHSVCLLRRMQNLSGYIFGTVWWGIALNMIAYFVASHAVGACWYLLGIQRAAKCLKEQCMVTKDCHMRMMACQQHIYYGTRNLITDRARFIWGENTMARSTCLQNYDNFAYGAYKWTVQLISNENRLEKIIFPIFWGLMTLSTFGNLESTTDWLELVFIIIVLTTGLILVTMLIGNIKVFLHATTSKKQAMQLKMRNIEWWMRKRQLPMSFRQRVRNYERQHWAAVRGVDECEMTRNLPEGLRRDIKYHLCLDLVRQVPLFQHMDNLVLENICDRVKSLIFTKGETITREGDPVQRMIFIVRGHLQSSQVLRDGVKSCCMLGPGNFSGDELLSWCLRRPFIERLPPSSSTLVTLETTEAFGLEADDVKYVTQHFRYTFVNEKVKRSARYYSPGWRTWAAVAIQLAWRRYKHRLTLTSLSFIRPRRPLSRSSSLGEDRLRLYTALLTSPKPNQDDFNF, via the exons ATGGCGAGCCATGTGCGAGAACGGATTAGTCATACCGATGTCGGCAACGAGACTGATTTTTATTCCGAAGAAGAAGTAGATGATGaagaggtggaggaggaggtgAACCAAGAGGAGGAGCAAGACATCAATCCAGACTGTTGTAAAAGCTTTATCGGCTGCAATGGGCGGAGACGTCATGAGGGGTGGTTCTGGGGCAACGTTTTGGACCCTAGGGCAAGATGGGTTCAAGAATGGAACAGGATATTCCTCCTGGTATCCGCCGCTGGCTTGTTCGTGGATCCGCTTTTCTTCTACGCCCTTTCAGTAAGCGAGAACTGCATGTGCCTCTTCGTTGACGGGTGGTTCGCTGTCACCGTCACCGTTCTCCGCACCACGACCGATGCCTTGCACTTGTGGAACATGTGGCTGCAGCTCAAGATGAACCTCCGCAGCACCGGGGTCCCCCCCAGGAGGAGTGATTCCCAGTTGCATGATGTCAACTCCACCACCACTCGATCCATCGCGTCGAAATATTTGAAGGGTAAAAAGGGTTTCCTTCTGGATCTATTCATCATCCTTCCATTGCCCCAG ATGGTAATGTGGGTGGCGATCCCCAAGATGTTGGATAAAGGATCAACAACGGCGGTGATGACAGTACTATTAGTAACATTTATCTTCCAGTATGTGCCCAAAATCTACCATTCGGTTTGCCTGTTGCGACGCATGCAGAATCTGTCCGGCTATATTTTCGGAACTGTTTGGTGGGGCATTGCTCTCAACATGATTGCGTATTTTGTGGCATCTCAT GCCGTGGGAGCATGCTGGTACTTGCTAGGCATACAAAGGGCCGCAAAGTGCTTGAAGGAGCAATGCATGGTTACAAAAGACTGCCACATGAGAATGATGGCTTGCCAACAACACATTTATTATGGAACAAGAAATTTGATAACGGATAGAGCACGATTCATATGGGGCGAAAACACTATGGCAAGATCCACTTGCCTCCAAAACTATGACAATTTCGCCTACGGAGCTTATAAATGGACGGTTCAGCTCATTTCGAATGAGAATCGTTTGGAGAAGATAATATTTCCAATCTTCTGGGGTCTCATGACTCTCAG TACATTTGGGAATTTGGAGAGCACTACGGATTGGCTAGAACTTGTTTTTATCATCATTGTGCTGACCACTGGTCTAATTCTGGTCACAATGTTGATCGGTAACATCAAG GTGTTCCTGCATGCGACCACGTCAAAGAAACAAGCAATGCAACTGAAGATGAGGAACATAGAGTGGTGGATGAGAAAGAGACAACTGCCAATGTCGTTTAGGCAAAGGGTGAGGAACTACGAAAGGCAACATTGGGCAGCAGTGCGCGGAGTAGATGAATGCGAGATGACTCGAAATCTGCCTGAAGGACTAAGGAGAGACATCAAATATCATCTGTGTTTAGATTTAGTTAGACAG GTCCCTTTGTTCCAGCACATGGATAACTTGGTCCTGGAGAATATCTGTGATAGGGTCAAGTCCCTCATATTCACAAAAGGAGAAACT ATAACACGAGAAGGAGATCCAGTTCAAAGGATGATATTCATAGTAAGAGGTCATCTCCAAAGCAGCCAAGTTCTGCGCGACGGCGTAAAGAGTTGCTGCATGTTAGGCCCCGGAAACTTCAGTGGAGATGAGCTCCTCTCATGGTGTCTACGAAGGCCCTTCATCGAAAGGCTTCCACCATCTTCATCTACGCTCGTGACTCTCGAAACAACCGAAGCTTTTGGGCTCGAAGCGGATGATGTAAAGTATGTGACACAACATTTTCGGTACACATTTGTGAATGAAAAAGTTAAGAGAAGTGCTCGTTACTACTCTCCTGGATGGAGAACATGGGCAGCTGTGGCCATTCAATTGGCCTGGAGGAGATATAAGCATCGGCTGACGCTTACATCTCTTTCGTTTATTAGGCCGAGGAGGCCATTGTCTAGGAGCTCTTCGCTTGGCGAGGACAGGCTCAGGCTTTACACGGCGCTGTTGACCTCCCCTAAGCCGAATCAggatgattttaatttctaa
- the LOC140814348 gene encoding uncharacterized protein: MLEGKAVIGETDMLQTMQQDALDLAAKALDFFDVTEATEIARSIKKGFDTMYGPGWQCIVGKDFGSFVTHCYGCFIHFCVGSLTILLFRGSTGLEFEGDREFPTLKSMA; the protein is encoded by the exons ATGTTGGAAGGAAAGGCAGTGATTGGTGAGACTGATATGCTTCAGACCATGCAACAAGATGCTCTAGATTTGGCTGCAAAAGCACTTGATTTCTTCGACGTCACAGAAGCCACTGAAATTGCCCGATCTATTAAGAAG GGATTTGATACGATGTATGGACCAGGTTGGCAATGTATTGTAGGAAAGGACTTTGGTTCGTTTGTCACACATTGTTACGGTTGTTTCATACATTTTTGTGTTGGGAGCCTTACTATTTTACTCTTCAGAGGATCGACGGGACTAGAATTCGAGGGAGATCGTGAATTCCCGACTTTGaagagcatggcctaa
- the LOC140813830 gene encoding uncharacterized protein, translating to MARRLFSCFGKSVTASRHDDHVTADLTTEEQRRGGPVLVELFTSQGCATSPEAEMLFSRLGRGDFNLDVPLILLAYHVDYWDYMGWKDPFGSSQWTVRQKAYVETLNLDTMFTPQIVIQGTAQCVGYDSEALISAIADAPRVTAPTFQATFQKPASDSLQVSLTGSLRTKVDHQAVNVMVALFECSLVTDCPNGPNKGRVLANDYVVRKLEKLCSFKDIAAKKTISGTVNFPLWEGFISAKCGVAVFVESASHQIFGSQKFQLPENI from the exons ATGGCGCGCCGTCTCTTCAGCTGTTTCGGGAAATCCGTCACCGCCTCACGTCACGATGACCATGTGACGGCGGATCTAACGACGGAGGAGCAGCGGAGAGGTGGCCCTGTGTTGGTAGAGCTCTTCACATCACAGGGCTGCGCCACATCTCCGGAGGCGGAGATGCTCTTTTCACGGCTGGGAAGGGGAGATTTCAACCTAGATGTGCCCTTGATATTGTTGGCCTACCATGTAGATTACTGGGATTACATGGGTTGGAAAGATCCATTTGGGTCTAGCCAGTGGACCGTCAGGCAAAAGGCCTACGTCGAGACCCTTAATCTGGATACAATGTTCACCCCCCAAATCGTGATTCAGGGAACGGCTCAATGCGTGGGTTATGATTCAGAAGCGCTCATATCCGCCATTGCAGACGCACCCCGAGTAACTGCTCCCACGTTCCAG GCGACGTTCCAGAAGCCAGCATCGGATTCCTTACAAGTTTCGTTGACAGGATCTCTGAGGACAAAAGTGGATCACCAAGCTGTCAATGTTATGGTTGCTTTGTTCGAATGCAGCTTGGTGACAGATTGTCCCAACGGGCCCAACAAAGGTCGAGTTTTGGCCAATGATTACGTTGTCCGGAAGCTGGAGAAGCTCTGCTCATTTAAGGACATCGCCGCAAAGAAAACAATCTCCGGGACTGTCAATTTTCCCCTGTGGGAAGGTTTCATTTCAGCCAAATGTGGGGTTGCTGTCTTCGTGGAAAGTGCGTCTCACCAGATCTTTGGCTCGCAGAAATTTCAGTTGCCGGAGAACATATGA
- the LOC140813831 gene encoding vesicle-associated protein 4-1-like, whose product MAAAESHHHKRWRLCPLWTIQSHRRNGGVASITRSSSFSSVARSILPVRRRLHLDPSKNLYFPYEPGKQARSAIWIKNSSKSHVAFKFQTTAPKSCYMRPPGGILAPGESFIATVFKFVEHPENNEKPMNQKSRVKFKMMSLKVIEGTDYVPELFDEQRDQVMVERIFRVVFLDPESPNPALEKLKRQLAEADAAIETRKKPPATTATGMVGEGLVIDEWKERREKYLARQQFEAVDAA is encoded by the exons ATGGCCGCAGCCGAGAGTCACCATCACAAGAGGTGGCGCCTCTGCCCCTTGTGGACGATTCAATCCCACCGCAGAAACGGTGGTGTTGCCTCCATCACTCGCTCCTCCTCGTTCTCATCCGTTGCCAGATCGATTCTTCCTGTGCGCAGAAGACTTCACCTCGATCCTTCGAAGAACCTCTACTTCCCTT ATGAGCCAGGGAAGCAGGCAAGGAGTGCTATATGGATTAAGAACTCCAGCAAGTCTCACGTTGCATTCAAG TTTCAAACTACCGCACCAAAGAGTTGCTACATGAGACCTCCTGGAGGTATCCTTGCTCCTGGGGAAAGCTTCATTGCGACTG TGTTCAAGTTTGTGGAGCATCCAGAGAACAACGAAAAGCCTATGAATCAGAAGAGCAGGGTTAAGTTCAAGATGATGAGTCTTAAGGTGATTGAAGGAACAGATTACGTGCCAGAATTG TTTGATGAACAAAGGGATCAAGTGATGGTGGAGCGTATTTTTCGAGTTGTCTTCTTGGACCCAGAGAGCCCTAATCCT GCACTTGAAAAACTGAAGCGTCAGTTGGCTGAAGCTGATGCTGCAATAGAAACTCGGAAAAAGCCTCCAGCTACCACAGCTACTGGAATGGTGGGGGAAGGCCTTGTTATAGATGAATGG AAAGAGCGTAGGGAGAAATATCTTGCACGGCAGCAGTTTGAGGCTGTAGATGCTGCGTAG
- the LOC140813777 gene encoding ubiquitin carboxyl-terminal hydrolase 14-like, whose translation MDLLRSYLSRVRIPEPTNRIYKEECCISYDTPKSDGGLFVDMNSFLAFGKDYVGWNYEKSGNPVYLHIKETQKPVSEDRPLKKPTLLAIGMEGGFDNNDPEFETSYEIVILPDYLTLPFPSVELPEKVRLAVDSVIMNTGAEKKDQVAAWTADTKIISKHAMDLKQLDNGVVVPPSGWKCEKCDKTENLWLNLTDGSILCGRKNWDGSGGNDHAVNHYSVTKYPLAVKLGTITADLEAADVYSYDEDASVIDPLLAQHMQHFGIDFSSLQKTEMTTAERELDHNTNFDWNRIQESGKEVVPLSGPGYTGLVNLGNSCYLAATMQVVFSTYSFCSRYYKHQSLKAAFDMAPADPTVDLNMQLTKLAHGLLSGKYSVPATKKDNASDVDNTSLTAKQVGVSPRMFKSVIAAKHSEFSTTRQQDALEFFMHFIDQVERINSGNPNIDPSKSFKFGVEERLQCSSGKVAYNRRNDYILSLNIPLHKATNKNELQIFEAEKDTMGKELASNEIVHPRPRVSLMDCLDCFSAPEELNDFYSTALDAKTTAIKTAGLTSFPDYLVLHMRKFVLDSGWVPKKLDVYIDVPDIIDISHMRSKGLQPGEELLPDNASLDDGVKADADEDIISQLVSMGFNYLHCQKAAINTSNAGVEAATNWLFDHMNDPDIDEPIIKEQKSSLQIDQSKLDTLVSFGIEEEVARKALQATGGDIEKATEWIFNPPPGLSNMETPPSSSGSVVDDALPDGKGKYRLLGFVSHIGTSTHCGHYVAHIYKDGRWVIFNDEKVGISQDLPIDMGYLYFFERYDG comes from the exons ATGGATTTGCTTCGATCGTATCTCTCTCGGGTTCGGATCCCTGAGCCCACTAACCGTATCTACAAGGAGGAGTGCTGCATTTCTTACGATACTCCG AAATCAGATGGTGGATTGTTCGTGGATATGAATTCGTTTCTTGCTTTTGGCAAGGATTATGTCGGCTGGAACTACGAGAAGAGTGGAAACCCTGTTTATCTGCACATCAAGGAGACTCAGAAGCCTGTATCTGAAGACAGGCCTTTGAAGAAACCAACACTTCTAGCCATAG GTATGGAAGGAGGATTTGACAACAATGACCCAGAATTCGAAACAAGCTATGAAATAGTTATTTTGCCAGATTATTTGACCCTTCCTTTCCCATCAGTAGAGTTGCCTGAAAAG GTTAGATTAGCAGTTGATTCTGTAATCATGAATACGGGCGCAGAAAAGAAAGATCAGGTTGCTGCCTGGACtgctgatacaaaaatcatCAGTAAACATGCTATGGATTTGAAACAGCTTGACAATGGTGTTGTTGTTCCTCCATCTGGTTGGAAGTGTGAGAAGTGTGATAAGACTGAAAATCTTTGGTTAAATTTAACAGATGGGTCAATCCTTTGCGGTAGAAAAAATTGGGATGGAAGTGGGGGTAACGACCATGCTGTTAACCATTACAGTGTGACTAAATATCCATTGGCTGTAAAGCTTGGAACTATAACCGCTGATTTAGAGGCAGCAG ATGTTTACTCTTACGACGAGGATGCAAGTGTTATAGACCCACTTCTAGCACAACACATGCAACACTTTGGTATTGATTTTTCATCCTTGCAAAAG ACTGAAATGACGACTGCTGAGAGAGAACTTGATCATAATACCAATTTTGACTGGAACCGCATTCAAGAGAGTGGAAAAGAAGTTGTACCTCTATCTGGGCCAGGTTACACAGGACTTGTAAATCTGGGCAACAG TTGTTACTTGGCTGCAACTATGCAAGTTGTATTTTCTACTTATAGCTTCTGTTCACG ATACTATAAGCATCAAAGTTTGAAAGCAGCTTTTGATATGGCTCCTGCTGATCCAACCGTAGATTTGAATATGCAATT AACAAAGCTAGCTCATGGCTTACTTTCTGGTAAATATTCAGTTCCAGCTACCAAG AAAGACAATGCAAGCGATGTAGACAACACTTCATTAACTGCT AAACAAGTTGGAGTTTCTCCTCGTATGTTCAAGTCCGTTATTGCAGCAAAACACTCCGAATTCTCAACTACAAGACAACAG GATGCTTTAGAGTTCTTCATGCATTTTATTGACCAAGTTGAGCGGATTAACTCTGGGAACCCAAACATTGATCCTTCAAAGAGTTTCAAGTTTGGCGTTGAAGAGCGATTGCAATGCAGCTCGGGCAAGGTTGCCTATAACAGAAGAAATGATTATATTCTTTCTCTGAACATTCCTCTCCATAAAGCTACAAACAAAA ATGAACTCCAAATTTTTGAAGCTGAGAAGGATACTATGGGGAAGGAGCT GGCATCTAATGAAATTGTTCACCCTCGCCCAAGGGTATCGTTGATGGATTGTCTGGATTGTTTCTCTGCCCCTGAGGAGTTAAATGACTTTTACAGCACAGCCTTAGATGCTAAGACAACTGCAATCAA AACTGCAGGTCTGACTTCATTTCCTGATTATTTGGTATTGCACATGAGAAAATTTGTCCTCGACTCGGGGTGGGTCCCAAAAAAACTAG ATGTCTATATAGACGTTCCAGATATAATTGACATTAGTCATATGCGCAGCAAAGGTCTTCAGCCCGGGGAAGAATTGTTACCGGATAACG CTTCTTTGGATGACGGAGTGAAGGCTGATGCTGATGAAGACATTATTTCCCAACTGGTGTCaatgggatttaattatcttcATTGTCAAAAGGCTGCAATCAATACCTCCAATGCTGGAGTGGAAGCAGCAACGAATTGGCTGTTTGACCATATGAATGATCCAG ATATTGATGAACCTATAATAAAAGAGCAGAAGAGTTCTCTACAAATTGACCAGTCAAAACTTGATACTTTAGTATCATTTGGCATTGAGGAAGAAGTTGCTCGGAAGGCACTACAGGCAACG GGTGGTGATATCGAAAAGGCGACAGAATGGATATTTAATCCTCCTCCTGGTTTGTCAAATATGGAAACTCCACCAAGTAGCAGTGGGTCTGTGGTTGATGATGCTCTACCTGATGGAAAAGGAA AATACCGGCTACTTGGGTTCGTAAGCCACATCGGCACATCTACTCATTGTGGGCATTATGTTGCTCATATCTACAAAGACGGGAGATGGGTGATTTTCAATGATGAGAAAGTTGGGATTTCTCAGGATCTACCTATCGACATGGGATACTTGTACTTCTTCGAGAGATATGATGGTTGA
- the LOC140814478 gene encoding uncharacterized protein yields the protein MDHVKNRGRSKFFTCFSPVFADDDPGRDSENSVRWKKRAGRGFAAAMKAVFFKTSLAKKCRNKKSGKDSFRSNSGYSSSSANAKFVNTKKNSEELLLRTNSNASSIFSPSVTDSSRSSSRSSSISSNSRSGSERIKPSASSLDFKKTLNPLAVKRDGEKCGCTVGMCMFIICLVALVFWGKVFAVVTCTSACLFFAPFRRQRRCRLESAASSVDLSLNYVIDSEEDKKRVIMEGLLERNRPRVIQP from the exons ATGGATCACGTAAAGAACCGGGGGAGGAGCAAgttttttacgtgttttagCCCAGTTTTCGCTGATGATGACCCCGGCCGTGACTCGGAGAATTCCGTCAGATGGAAGAAGAGGGCTGGCCGGGGTTTCGCCGCAGCGATGAAAGCCGTTTTCTTCAAGACGTCATTG GCCAAGAAATGTCGGAACAAGAAATCCGGGAAAGATTCATTTCGATCAAACAGTGGCTATTCATCATCGTCAGCAAACGCAAAATTTGTAAATACCAAAAAGAATTCAGAGGAACTACTGTTACGAACAAATTCAAACGCTTCTTCAATATTCTCTCCCAGTGTCACAGATTCGTCAAGATCGTCATCCCGGTCCTCTTCAATTTCATCAAACTCGCGCTCTGGATCGGAAAGAATCAAACCATCTGCATCTTCCCTGGATTTCAAAAAAACCTTGAATCCACTAGCCGTAAAGAGGGACGGTGAAAAGTGTGGGTGTACAGTTGGAATGTGCATGTTTATTATCTGTTTGGTCGCTTTGGTTTTTTGGGGTAAGGTTTTTGCCGTTGTGACATGCACTTCAGCATGCCTTTTCTTTGCTCCCTTCCGCCGCCAGCGGCGCTGCCGACTGGAAAGCGCAGCCAGTAGCGTTGACTTGTCGCTAAACTACGTCATCGACTCAGAGGAGGACAAGAAAAGGGTAATCATGGAAGGATTGCTGGAAAGGAATCGTCCCAGGGTAATACAACCATGA